In the genome of Entelurus aequoreus isolate RoL-2023_Sb linkage group LG15, RoL_Eaeq_v1.1, whole genome shotgun sequence, one region contains:
- the LOC133630447 gene encoding uncharacterized protein LOC133630447: MLKRELVKHLVSWCRTNNLVLNVDKTKEIIVDFRKHHSSHALIFINGTAVEMVSSTKFLGVQITDNMTWSLHTGSLVKRAQQRMHFLHRLKRAQLPPSILTTFYRGTIESLLTNCIYVWTGACTASDWKSLQRVLRTAEKIIRTPLPPIREIAKSCCLTRAQKICRDTSHPHQGLFSLLDSRKRFRSLHSNSFFPQAIRLLNAS, translated from the exons ATGTTAAAAAG GGAGTTAGTGAAACATCTGGTGagctggtgcagaaccaacaacctggtcctgaatgtcgacaagaccaaggagatcatcgtcgacttcaggaagcaccattCCAGCCACGCTCTaatcttcatcaacggcacagcagtggagatggtaagcagcaccaagttcctgggggtgcagataactgacaatatgacctggtccctacacaccggatctcttgtaaaaagagctcagcagcgcatgcactttttgcatcggctgaaaagagcacagctccctccctccattctcaccacattctacagaggcactatagagagcctactgaccaactgcatctatgtctggactggagcctgcactgcctcagactggaagtctctgcagagagtgttgaggacggcggaaaagataatcaggactcctcttcctcctatccgggaaatcgcaaaaagctgctgcctgaccagggctcagaaaatctgtagagacacctcccacccccaccaaggactgttttcactgctggactctagaaagaggttccgcagcctccatagcaacagcttcttccctcaggcaataagactcttgaatgcatcataa
- the bloc1s5 gene encoding biogenesis of lysosome-related organelles complex 1 subunit 5, with protein MTCLEFVNMDRIIKDVGDIQSRLLDHRPIVNAEIRYFVKEFEEKRGHREMRLLENLHKMVQETNEQMLPEDLEGMKQQLSDVFGRLEAANHMAERIQQRELKAEQSVQLQENMERMKEEWADFLKEQQRLKEEVEEEHAKAVGQLSTHYSEKKKDLDKLLLDV; from the exons ATGACGTGTTTAGAGTTTGTAAACATGGACAGGATCATTAAAG ACGTCGGTGATATCCAGTCTCGACTGTTGGACCACAGACCCATTGTCAATGCAGAGATCCGCTACTTTGTCAAAGAGTTTGAG GAGAAAAGAGGACACAGGGAGATGAGACTACTGGAGAACCTCCACAAAATGGTGCAGGAAACAAACGAGCAAATGCTTCCTGAAGATTTGGAAGGCATGAAGCAGCAGCTGTCTGACGTCTTTGGTCGAT TGGAGGCTGCTAATCACATGGCAGAAAGAATCCAGCAGAGAGAGCTAAAAGCAGAGCAG AGTGTTCAACTGCAGGAAAACATGGAGCGTATGAAAGAAGAGTGGGCAGACTTCCTGAAAGAGCAGCAGAGGCTAAAGGAAGAAGTGGAAGAAGAACATGCCAAGGCTGTGGGACAACTCAGCACTCATTACAGTGAGAAAAAGAAGGATCTGGATAAGTTATTATTAGATGTTTAG